In the genome of Segatella copri, one region contains:
- the rodA gene encoding rod shape-determining protein RodA, whose protein sequence is MSDNKQPAGVLRSLDWWTIGIYLALLSFGWISVCGASYTYGDNDIFSLGARSGMQIVWIGTSIALGFVILMMDDRFFDTFSYVIYGVLILLLFATIFNPHSIKGSHSWLVLGPLRLQPAEFGKFATALAVAKFMSSYGFNIHNMKHFMAAVGIILLPMVCIVGQRETGSALVYSAFFLMLYREGMPGAVLFTGVSMIAYFVVGIKYENVLMWDTYTSVGKFTVLLLVQIFTAGMVNSYTGNKKHALIILAYSVGITLIVALFSTFIIPFDIVWIQLLLCALMIGFLVYHGLRTRFRNYFLISIFSLGSIAFFYSADYVLNNVMEPHQRVRINVLLGLDEDLAGAGYNVHQSEIAIGSGGLQGKGFLNGTQTKLKFVPEQDTDFIFCTVGEEEGFMGSAGVLLLFLLLILRLIKLAERQPFKFGRIYGYCVLSVFLFHLFINVGMVLGLTPVIGIPLPFFSYGGSSLWGFTILLFIFLRIDAGRNLVRS, encoded by the coding sequence ATGAGCGATAATAAACAACCGGCTGGTGTACTCCGTTCGCTTGACTGGTGGACCATCGGCATCTATCTGGCGCTGCTCAGCTTTGGCTGGATCAGCGTCTGCGGTGCCAGCTACACCTATGGTGACAATGATATTTTCAGTCTGGGTGCCCGTTCGGGCATGCAGATTGTGTGGATTGGCACTTCCATCGCCTTGGGCTTTGTTATCCTGATGATGGACGACAGGTTTTTCGATACCTTCTCGTATGTCATCTATGGCGTGCTGATATTGCTGCTCTTTGCCACGATATTCAATCCGCACAGCATCAAGGGTTCGCATTCCTGGCTGGTTCTCGGACCGCTCCGACTGCAGCCTGCCGAGTTTGGTAAGTTTGCTACGGCACTGGCTGTGGCGAAGTTTATGTCGAGCTATGGTTTCAATATCCACAACATGAAGCATTTCATGGCGGCGGTGGGTATCATCCTGCTGCCGATGGTCTGCATCGTGGGACAGCGAGAGACGGGTTCGGCACTGGTTTATTCCGCCTTCTTCCTGATGCTCTATCGCGAGGGAATGCCTGGAGCCGTGCTGTTTACGGGTGTCTCGATGATAGCCTACTTTGTGGTGGGCATCAAGTACGAGAATGTGCTGATGTGGGATACCTATACCTCGGTGGGTAAGTTTACGGTGCTGCTGCTGGTGCAGATATTCACGGCGGGCATGGTGAATTCCTATACGGGCAACAAGAAGCATGCGCTGATTATTCTGGCATATTCGGTGGGTATCACGCTGATAGTGGCGCTTTTCTCCACCTTCATCATCCCGTTCGATATCGTATGGATTCAGCTGCTGCTCTGTGCACTGATGATAGGTTTCCTGGTATATCACGGCTTGAGGACGAGATTCAGGAATTATTTCCTGATTTCCATCTTCTCGTTGGGTTCTATAGCCTTCTTCTACAGTGCCGACTACGTGCTGAACAACGTGATGGAGCCTCACCAGCGAGTGCGTATCAATGTGCTTCTGGGATTGGATGAGGATTTGGCTGGTGCCGGATATAATGTGCATCAGAGTGAGATAGCCATCGGTTCGGGCGGTTTGCAGGGCAAGGGATTCCTCAACGGAACCCAGACCAAGCTGAAGTTCGTGCCAGAGCAGGATACCGACTTTATCTTCTGCACGGTGGGAGAGGAGGAAGGCTTCATGGGTTCGGCAGGTGTGCTGCTGCTTTTCCTGCTGCTGATATTGAGGCTGATAAAACTGGCAGAGCGGCAACCGTTTAAGTTTGGGCGAATATACGGATATTGTGTGTTGAGTGTGTTCCTGTTCCACCTGTTTATTAATGTGGGAATGGTGCTGGGCTTGACGCCTGTAATCGGTATTCCGCTACCGTTCTTCAGTTATGGCGGTAGTTCGCTTTGGGGTTTCACCATCCTTCTCTTTATTTTCCTGAGAATAGATGCGGGAAGAAATCTGGTTAGAAGCTGA
- a CDS encoding gliding motility lipoprotein GldH, whose protein sequence is MINFIFLMVATFVLASCFQRTVYDEYAHTPIAGWEKNDTLSFDIPPILTTGYYQESLGLRITGAYPFTGLTLIVDQTIYPANKQEDRIEKADTVLCQFIGKDGSSSRQGISYYQYNFPINMYKMNQGDSIHITIRHDMKREILPGVSDIGVKVELAK, encoded by the coding sequence ATGATTAATTTCATTTTCCTGATGGTGGCAACCTTCGTGCTTGCCTCCTGTTTCCAGCGAACGGTGTATGACGAATACGCCCATACACCTATCGCCGGATGGGAGAAGAACGACACCCTCTCGTTCGACATTCCTCCCATCCTTACCACAGGATACTATCAGGAAAGCCTGGGTTTGAGAATCACAGGAGCCTATCCCTTCACAGGATTAACACTCATCGTGGACCAGACCATCTATCCAGCCAACAAGCAGGAAGACCGCATAGAAAAAGCCGATACCGTGCTCTGCCAATTCATTGGAAAAGACGGTTCCAGCTCAAGACAGGGAATCAGCTATTATCAATACAACTTCCCCATCAATATGTATAAGATGAACCAAGGCGACTCCATCCATATCACCATACGCCACGACATGAAGCGAGAAATCCTTCCCGGCGTCAGCGATATCGGAGTAAAAGTTGAATTGGCAAAATAA
- the ricT gene encoding stage 0 sporulation family protein, producing MDYKNMKFRMWNGCDRGLCCKAVGRQDKQLNTYDWLADVPGNAESTDLVEVQFKNTRKGYYHNVNNLDLRKGDLVAVEANPGHDIGVVTLTGRLVKLQIKKANLKSQDDIKRIYRIAKQVDLDKWKEAKSREHATMIQSRQIAKDLGLKMKIGDVEYQGDGNKAIFYYIADERVDFRQLIKVLAEAFHVRIEMKQIGARQEAGRIGGTGPCGRELCCATWMKNFVSVSTNAARYQDISLNPQKLAGMCAKLKCCLNYEVDNYVEASRKMPPKDAVLETADGQFYQFKVDILAGLITYSSDKNLASNLETITADRAKEIIELNKNGEKPLSLMENGKVKESSKHIDLLNESDLSRFDKAKKKKKKNKNNSNNNRQDKEGGNKQERGDRRPKGENRQQQNGGNPQKNGNPNGGNQQKNGNQQKNGNQPNGNRRKDNRNKGPRQNQNGGKEKNEKND from the coding sequence GTGGACTACAAGAATATGAAATTCCGAATGTGGAATGGCTGCGACAGAGGTCTATGTTGCAAGGCTGTAGGACGACAGGACAAACAGCTCAACACATACGACTGGCTTGCCGATGTGCCAGGAAACGCAGAAAGCACCGACCTCGTGGAAGTGCAATTCAAGAATACCCGAAAAGGATATTATCACAATGTGAACAACCTAGACCTGAGAAAGGGCGACCTCGTGGCTGTGGAGGCTAACCCGGGCCACGACATCGGTGTGGTTACACTCACCGGACGACTCGTGAAACTGCAGATCAAGAAAGCCAACCTCAAGTCGCAGGATGACATCAAGCGCATCTACCGCATCGCCAAGCAGGTGGACCTTGACAAGTGGAAGGAGGCCAAGAGCCGCGAACACGCCACCATGATCCAGAGCCGCCAAATAGCCAAAGACCTAGGCTTGAAGATGAAGATTGGCGACGTGGAGTACCAGGGCGACGGCAACAAGGCGATATTCTACTATATTGCCGACGAACGTGTGGATTTCCGCCAGCTCATCAAGGTACTTGCCGAGGCTTTCCACGTACGCATCGAGATGAAGCAGATTGGTGCACGCCAGGAAGCAGGCAGAATCGGCGGAACCGGTCCTTGCGGAAGAGAGCTCTGCTGCGCCACCTGGATGAAGAACTTCGTAAGCGTAAGCACCAATGCAGCACGCTATCAGGACATCTCGCTCAACCCACAGAAACTGGCGGGTATGTGCGCCAAACTGAAGTGCTGTCTTAACTACGAGGTAGACAACTACGTGGAGGCAAGCCGCAAGATGCCACCTAAGGATGCCGTTCTCGAAACTGCCGATGGTCAGTTCTACCAGTTTAAGGTGGATATTCTGGCTGGCCTCATCACCTATTCATCCGACAAGAATCTGGCTTCCAACCTCGAAACCATCACTGCCGACCGTGCCAAGGAGATTATCGAGCTGAACAAGAATGGCGAAAAGCCGCTCAGTCTGATGGAGAACGGAAAAGTGAAGGAAAGCTCCAAGCATATCGACCTGCTCAATGAGTCAGACCTCAGCCGATTCGACAAGGCGAAGAAAAAGAAGAAAAAGAACAAGAATAACAGTAACAATAATCGCCAGGACAAGGAAGGCGGAAACAAGCAGGAAAGAGGCGACCGCAGACCAAAAGGCGAGAACCGCCAGCAGCAAAACGGCGGTAATCCACAGAAGAATGGTAATCCAAATGGTGGTAACCAGCAAAAGAACGGTAACCAGCAAAAGAATGGTAACCAGCCAAATGGAAACCGCCGCAAAGACAACAGAAACAAAGGTCCTCGACAGAACCAGAATGGAGGAAAAGAGAAAAATGAAAAGAATGATTAA
- a CDS encoding ATP-binding protein, translating to MLKKEVIGQQDIWNRLMEMVRENRVPHALMFCGPQGCGKLAMALAFASFLLGEREEADAAAAQALPPMSDDQKRRACSMLGKWEHPDLHFTFPTIKTSDMPSEHKPVSLDFIREWREMLLSQGPYIVISEWMKRMGKVDADFNKQAIITAEESNNIARELMMMSNQGGYKISLMWLPERMNDESANKILKLLEEPPRQTLFLLVSENPELLLETIRSRAQRIDFKKIDNEEVKKALIERRLLDENTAHRIARIAGGNWNLALEELDSGNENRQHLDMFIMLMRLAYMRNIHDLKKWSEVVATFGREKQKRMLDYFMHMLRESFMYNFRQPELSYMTQDEEDFAKNFARFINEANIIDISDLFEESKKFIAQNANPKIVFFDMALKVIVLLIRK from the coding sequence ATGTTAAAGAAGGAAGTCATAGGTCAGCAAGATATATGGAACCGTCTGATGGAGATGGTTCGGGAGAATCGTGTGCCCCATGCACTGATGTTTTGCGGACCGCAAGGTTGTGGAAAACTAGCCATGGCATTGGCATTCGCCAGTTTTCTGCTGGGCGAAAGAGAAGAAGCCGATGCTGCAGCTGCCCAGGCATTGCCCCCAATGAGCGATGACCAGAAGCGCCGCGCCTGCTCCATGCTCGGCAAATGGGAGCATCCCGACCTGCACTTCACCTTCCCTACCATCAAGACATCGGATATGCCATCAGAGCATAAGCCAGTTAGTCTTGACTTCATTAGAGAATGGAGAGAGATGCTCCTGTCGCAAGGTCCTTATATTGTAATCAGCGAATGGATGAAGCGGATGGGAAAGGTGGATGCCGACTTCAATAAGCAAGCCATTATCACAGCAGAAGAAAGCAATAACATTGCTCGTGAACTGATGATGATGTCCAATCAGGGCGGCTATAAGATAAGTTTAATGTGGCTCCCTGAAAGAATGAATGATGAGAGCGCCAACAAGATACTGAAACTCCTGGAGGAACCGCCACGCCAGACACTCTTCCTCCTCGTAAGCGAGAACCCGGAGCTGCTGCTCGAAACCATCAGAAGCCGTGCACAGCGCATCGACTTCAAGAAAATCGACAACGAGGAAGTGAAGAAGGCACTCATCGAGCGAAGACTGCTGGACGAAAACACCGCCCACCGCATCGCCCGAATAGCAGGAGGCAACTGGAACCTGGCACTGGAAGAGCTTGACTCCGGAAACGAAAATCGCCAGCACCTGGATATGTTCATCATGCTGATGCGACTGGCATACATGCGCAACATTCACGACCTGAAGAAATGGAGCGAGGTGGTAGCCACCTTTGGCAGAGAGAAGCAGAAGCGAATGCTGGATTACTTCATGCACATGCTTCGCGAGAGTTTCATGTACAACTTCCGCCAGCCGGAACTGAGCTACATGACGCAGGATGAGGAGGACTTCGCCAAGAACTTCGCCCGATTCATCAACGAGGCGAACATCATCGACATCTCCGACCTCTTCGAGGAAAGCAAGAAGTTCATCGCCCAGAATGCCAATCCCAAGATTGTCTTCTTCGACATGGCGCTGAAGGTCATCGTCCTCCTCATCAGAAAATAA
- a CDS encoding methylenetetrahydrofolate reductase, giving the protein MNIADFLHQQGDKRGFSFEVLPPLKGNGTAALFRTIDSLKEFDPRFINITTHHSEYVYKELENGLLTRQRVRRRPGTVAIAGAIQNKYDIPVIPHIICSGASKEDIEYELLDLQFLGISNILVLRGDKAKEDRQFTPTPNGHSHATDLLEQVNQFNEGFFFDGTSIKHPGEKFCCGVACYPEKHEEAPNLEMDMQQLLLKQQLGASYAVTQLFYDNEKFYAFVEKARQMGITIPIVPALKPFAKLSQLTMVPKTFHCDIPEALAQEVLKCKTDEDAKALGIEWTTSQVKDLFDHGYKHIHFFTVSAVDSVKQIAKILF; this is encoded by the coding sequence ATGAACATTGCAGATTTTTTACATCAACAGGGCGATAAACGAGGCTTCTCGTTCGAGGTTCTGCCACCACTCAAGGGTAATGGCACAGCAGCGCTGTTCCGCACCATCGACAGCCTCAAGGAATTCGACCCGAGGTTTATCAACATAACCACACACCACAGCGAGTATGTATATAAGGAACTGGAAAACGGTCTCCTCACTCGCCAGCGTGTGCGTCGCCGCCCTGGCACTGTAGCCATCGCCGGTGCCATCCAGAACAAATACGATATCCCTGTCATCCCTCACATCATCTGTAGCGGTGCGTCGAAGGAAGACATCGAATATGAGTTGCTCGATCTCCAGTTCCTGGGCATCAGCAACATCCTTGTGCTCCGAGGCGACAAGGCGAAGGAAGACCGCCAATTCACTCCTACCCCTAACGGTCATTCTCATGCCACCGACCTTTTGGAGCAGGTGAACCAGTTTAACGAAGGTTTCTTCTTCGACGGCACTTCTATCAAGCACCCGGGAGAAAAATTCTGCTGCGGTGTGGCTTGCTACCCGGAGAAGCACGAAGAGGCTCCAAACCTGGAAATGGACATGCAGCAGTTGCTCCTCAAGCAGCAGCTAGGTGCCTCTTACGCCGTAACCCAGCTCTTCTACGACAACGAGAAGTTCTATGCGTTCGTGGAGAAGGCACGCCAGATGGGCATCACCATCCCTATCGTACCAGCGCTGAAGCCTTTTGCCAAACTGAGCCAGCTCACCATGGTGCCAAAGACATTCCACTGCGATATTCCTGAGGCATTGGCACAGGAGGTATTGAAGTGCAAGACGGATGAAGATGCCAAAGCTCTCGGCATCGAGTGGACCACCAGCCAGGTGAAAGATCTCTTTGACCATGGTTACAAGCATATCCACTTCTTCACCGTATCGGCAGTGGACAGCGTGAAGCAGATTGCAAAAATCCTATTTTAA
- the xylE gene encoding D-xylose transporter XylE, producing MEQQEKGSKAYLISIVMVAVLGGLLFGYDTAVISGAEKGLQAFFKGAGDFEYTDVMHGFTSSSALIGCIIGSSLSGLFASRFGRKRSLIFAGICFFLSAWGSMEPETYILPQGHPDWTLLVVFNFYRVLGGIGVGMASAICPMYIGEVAPSNIRGMLVSWNQFAIIFGQLVVYFVNFIIMGSHANPIYDAAGAIANMVDAQWTIETGWRYMFGSECVPAGLFTFLICFVPETPRYLVMVGQDEKAYGILAKINGAEKAREIIHDIKNTVTVKTEKLFSYGFMCIFVGVMLSVFQQAVGINAVLYYAPRIFQDMGMGNPMVQTVIMGIVNISFTLVAVFTVEKLGRKPLLIFGSIGMAVGALGVALTFGNESLSTVTMLSIMVYSASFMFSWGPIAWVLIAELFPNTIRGAAVAIAVAFQWIFNFIVSSTFVPMFNMHLTPGDDFGHWFTYGLYGAICIVAAIFVWKLVPETKGKSLEDMSKLWKKD from the coding sequence ATGGAACAGCAAGAAAAAGGCTCCAAGGCCTATTTAATTTCAATCGTGATGGTCGCCGTATTGGGCGGCTTGCTTTTCGGTTACGATACCGCAGTGATATCGGGTGCCGAGAAGGGTTTGCAGGCATTCTTCAAGGGTGCCGGGGATTTTGAATACACCGATGTGATGCACGGATTCACTTCTTCCAGTGCTTTGATTGGATGTATCATAGGTAGTTCACTTTCTGGTCTCTTTGCCAGTCGTTTTGGTAGAAAGCGATCGCTCATCTTTGCGGGTATCTGCTTCTTCCTCTCGGCGTGGGGATCTATGGAACCGGAAACGTACATCCTGCCTCAGGGACATCCAGACTGGACGCTCCTGGTGGTGTTTAACTTCTATCGCGTGCTCGGTGGTATCGGTGTGGGTATGGCTTCTGCCATCTGTCCGATGTATATCGGCGAGGTGGCTCCTAGCAACATCCGCGGTATGCTGGTAAGCTGGAACCAGTTTGCCATCATCTTCGGTCAGCTGGTGGTTTACTTCGTCAACTTCATCATCATGGGCTCGCATGCCAATCCTATCTATGATGCTGCGGGTGCCATCGCCAACATGGTGGATGCGCAGTGGACCATTGAGACGGGCTGGAGATACATGTTTGGAAGTGAGTGTGTGCCAGCCGGCTTGTTCACCTTCCTCATCTGCTTTGTACCAGAGACTCCACGTTATCTCGTGATGGTGGGACAGGATGAGAAGGCATACGGCATTCTTGCTAAGATTAATGGTGCAGAGAAGGCGCGCGAGATTATCCACGACATCAAGAACACGGTGACCGTGAAGACTGAGAAACTGTTCTCTTACGGATTCATGTGTATCTTTGTGGGTGTAATGCTTTCTGTATTCCAGCAGGCTGTGGGAATCAATGCCGTGCTCTATTATGCGCCTCGTATTTTCCAGGATATGGGCATGGGTAACCCGATGGTTCAGACTGTGATTATGGGTATTGTGAATATCTCGTTCACGCTGGTTGCCGTGTTTACCGTAGAGAAGTTGGGTCGCAAGCCATTGCTTATCTTCGGTTCCATCGGTATGGCAGTGGGAGCACTGGGCGTAGCCCTCACCTTCGGTAATGAATCTTTGAGTACGGTTACGATGCTGAGCATCATGGTATATAGTGCCAGCTTCATGTTCTCTTGGGGTCCGATTGCGTGGGTGCTCATCGCCGAGCTTTTCCCGAACACCATCCGTGGTGCAGCTGTGGCAATCGCCGTAGCCTTCCAGTGGATCTTCAACTTCATCGTCAGCTCAACCTTCGTTCCGATGTTCAATATGCACTTGACGCCGGGTGATGACTTCGGTCATTGGTTTACTTATGGCTTGTATGGAGCCATCTGTATCGTAGCCGCTATCTTCGTATGGAAGCTGGTTCCTGAGACCAAGGGCAAGAGCTTGGAGGATATGAGCAAGCTTTGGAAGAAAGATTAA
- a CDS encoding DUF4840 domain-containing protein translates to MKKITLFSILAAFVAALSFTSCNTDSDNSFTPLAPETQKSFQAAMSIGSYNDMVILFEKKNKANVNNQIDSVASSVRISMYNDSTMSISNFPVAALAEHISDKELSAAIAKEAPRTITCKYNVMPNSTSEVAYYIACPSVLELNLTYGENNKSHKVQLAFMPNQMYYGYCTLKEPRQLGFQFYLYQLWVDGNQTGYISNSINKSNSTVAFAIRNAWKKTGK, encoded by the coding sequence ATGAAGAAGATTACATTATTCTCTATTCTGGCAGCCTTCGTGGCAGCCTTGTCTTTCACATCATGTAACACTGATAGCGACAACAGCTTCACTCCTCTAGCTCCTGAAACACAGAAGAGTTTCCAGGCAGCTATGTCTATTGGTTCATACAACGACATGGTCATCCTCTTTGAAAAGAAGAACAAAGCCAATGTCAACAACCAGATCGACTCAGTGGCTTCATCTGTACGCATTAGCATGTACAACGATAGCACCATGAGCATATCAAACTTCCCTGTTGCAGCGCTTGCAGAGCACATCTCTGACAAGGAGTTGTCGGCAGCTATCGCAAAGGAGGCACCAAGAACTATCACCTGCAAGTATAATGTAATGCCAAACAGTACTTCAGAGGTAGCATATTACATTGCATGCCCTAGCGTACTTGAGTTGAACCTGACTTATGGTGAAAATAACAAGAGTCACAAGGTGCAGTTGGCTTTCATGCCTAACCAGATGTATTATGGCTATTGTACACTCAAGGAGCCAAGACAGCTGGGATTCCAGTTCTATCTTTACCAGCTTTGGGTAGATGGTAATCAGACAGGTTACATCAGTAACTCCATCAACAAATCCAACTCCACTGTAGCTTTTGCAATTCGCAATGCATGGAAGAAGACAGGTAAGTAA
- a CDS encoding DNA/RNA non-specific endonuclease, with protein MERKSRKIKMWMMAGFIALLSSFMLSSYELPVAQADAPGLEIPVVQKKAANGKVSGTIKRRFAYTVSYNHGTRQPNWVAWTLTRAHASGKLKRGDFEDDMDMPSPKGTKADYFNTGFDRGHLCPAGDNKWSQKAMDECFLMTNMCPQTHALNAGVWNSIEQQCRTWAKKYGKVYIVCGPIFLNKQHRKLGKNKVVVPDAFFKVILRTGKNPQAIGFICRNQSAKGLQKKDFVNSIDEVERITGYDFFSKLPDNVEKKIEAKADLSNW; from the coding sequence ATGGAAAGAAAAAGTAGAAAAATCAAGATGTGGATGATGGCGGGATTTATCGCCTTGCTCTCATCCTTTATGTTGTCTTCATATGAATTGCCGGTTGCTCAGGCTGATGCTCCGGGACTAGAGATTCCGGTGGTTCAGAAGAAGGCTGCGAATGGCAAGGTTTCTGGAACCATCAAGCGCCGATTCGCCTATACCGTATCTTATAACCATGGTACCCGACAGCCTAACTGGGTGGCATGGACTTTGACCCGTGCCCATGCATCGGGAAAACTGAAGCGTGGCGATTTTGAGGATGATATGGATATGCCATCACCTAAGGGTACGAAGGCTGATTATTTCAATACGGGTTTCGACAGGGGACACCTGTGTCCGGCAGGCGATAACAAGTGGAGCCAGAAGGCGATGGATGAATGTTTCCTGATGACCAACATGTGTCCGCAGACTCATGCCCTGAATGCGGGCGTATGGAACAGTATCGAGCAGCAGTGCCGCACTTGGGCTAAGAAGTATGGCAAGGTATATATCGTTTGCGGACCTATCTTTCTGAACAAGCAGCATCGCAAGTTGGGCAAAAACAAGGTGGTGGTTCCCGATGCCTTCTTCAAGGTGATTCTCCGCACAGGCAAGAATCCTCAGGCCATCGGCTTTATCTGCAGAAATCAATCAGCCAAGGGACTCCAGAAGAAGGACTTCGTGAACTCTATAGATGAGGTAGAGCGTATCACCGGCTACGATTTCTTCTCGAAACTTCCGGATAACGTAGAAAAGAAGATAGAGGCGAAAGCTGATTTATCCAATTGGTAA